CCGGGGCGACGAATGAATGGGGCATTCGGGAATAGATTGAGGATCTCGGGAACCATCGGACCGTTAGGGCCTTCGTCAAAGCTCGTGGTTAGAATCGTTGGCAACTCAAAGAACTTACCAACGTCCGCAAGAGCCAATACGTTGTTTTTGAAGTCGTCCGGAGAAAAATCTTGAACAAGTGAAATCAGGCCTGACTGATGATCGACCAAGAGCAGTGTCGCGTCGTCTTTGGATAGCTTTTTGTAGGAAACCGTCATAGGAATCACTTTGAGATGGAAGGGAGTTTTTGGGATCGTAGCTGAAGTTCAGCTACATATTTGTACTCTGTCGCGGTGTGGAATCATTCTGAAATCGCTGAAGAAGGATCACTCCGCCAACAATAAGACCCGCTCCAAGCACTCGGCCAAGATTGATGGGTTGTGGATGGGCGACCAAGACATGGAAGTGGTCCAATATCAACGAAATGATCATTTGCCCAGCAACGATCGAGGCAAATGTCAATCCGGAACCCAGCTTGGGAAACGTCAAAATAACTGTGGTGACGTAGGCAGCACTGAGGATTCCGCCGGTCCAGTAGAACCACGATGCTTGTTTGACGCCTTCCCAGGAAGGTGATTGTCTTGTTACCAGTACGTATGCCATCAGCGCCAAGGCACCGACAGAGAAGGAGACTAACGCAGCATAGCTAGGATTTGCGAGTGCTTTTCCAAGTTTGGAATTGACGCCACCCTGCAACGGCAGTGCAGACCCGGCTGCCAAAGCCAAAAGTATCCAAGTTAGTTTATCCATGGCTCTAGTGACCCTTAAGAATTCGTCAGTTGTATCGCTTCGTGAAATTCAAGTGGAACTACGTGACCTGCGTCATGATTGGATAGTCCGTGTAGCCCTTCGGCCCCGGAGTATAGAAAGTCGCTGGATCCGACGAATTCAATGGTGCGTTAGCTTCGAAGCGAGCAGGAAGGTCGGGATTGGCAATAAAGCT
This is a stretch of genomic DNA from Bremerella alba. It encodes these proteins:
- a CDS encoding DMT family transporter, which produces MDKLTWILLALAAGSALPLQGGVNSKLGKALANPSYAALVSFSVGALALMAYVLVTRQSPSWEGVKQASWFYWTGGILSAAYVTTVILTFPKLGSGLTFASIVAGQMIISLILDHFHVLVAHPQPINLGRVLGAGLIVGGVILLQRFQNDSTPRQSTNM